Proteins encoded together in one Capricornis sumatraensis isolate serow.1 chromosome 3, serow.2, whole genome shotgun sequence window:
- the LOC138075605 gene encoding aflatoxin B1 aldehyde reductase member 3: protein MAQPQSYPRGVPTRPATVLGAMEMGRRMDVPSSAAAVRAFLERGHTEIDTAFVYADGQSESILGGLGLGLGGSGCKVKIATKANPLEENSLKPDSLRSQLETSLQRLQCPRVDLFYLHLPDHSTPVEETLRACHQLHQEGKFVELGLSNYAAWEVAEICTLCRSNGWILPTVYQGMYNATTRQVETELLPCLRRFGLRFYAYNPLAGGLLTGRYKYEDKDGKQPVGRFFGNSWAEVYRNRYWKEHHFEGIALVEKALQAAYGTSAPSMTSAALRWMYHHSQLQGAHGDAVILGMSSLEQLEENLAATEEGPLEPAVVQAFDQAWRLVAHDCPSYFR, encoded by the exons ATGGCCCAGCCACAGTCGTACCCACGGGGTGTCCCGACCCGGCCTGCCACCGTCTTGGGCGCCATGGAAATGGGGCGTCGCATGGACGTGCCCAGCAGCGCCGCGGCCGTGCGCGCCTTCCTGGAGCGCGGCCACACCGAGATCGACACGGCCTTCGTGTATGCTGACGGCCAGTCCGAGAGCATCCTGGGCGGCCTGGGGCTCGGGCTGGGCGGCAGCGGCTGCAAAG TAAAAATTGCCACCAAAGCCAATCCATTGGAAGAAAACTCTCTGAAGCCTGACAGCCTCCGGTCCCAGCTGGAGACGTCCCTCCAGCGGCTGCAGTGCCCCCGAGTGGACCTGTTTTACCTGCACCTGCCAGACCACAGCACCCCCGTGGAAGAGACGCTGCGCGCCTGCCACCAGCTGCACCAGGAG GGCAAGTTCGTGGAGCTCGGCCTCTCCAACTATGCCGCCTGGGAGGTGGCTGAGATCTGTACCCTGTGCAGGAGCAACGGCTGGATCCTGCCCACCGTGTACCAG GGCATGTACAACGCCACCACCCGGCAGGTGGAGACGGAGCTCCTGCCCTGCCTCCGGCGCTTTGGACTGAGGTTCTACGCCTACAACCCTCTGGCTG GAGGCCTGCTGACCGGCAGGTACAAGTATGAGGACAAGGACGGGAAACAGCCCGTGGGCCGCTTCTTTGGGAACAGCTGGGCAGAGGTCTACAGGAATCG CTACTGGAAGGAGCACCACTTCGAGGGCATCGCCCTGGTGGAGAAGGCCCTGCAGGCTGCGTATGGCACCAGCGCCCCCAGCATGACCTCAGCCGCCCTCCGGTGGATGTACCACCATTCCCAGCTCCAG GGCGCCCACGGGGACGCGGTCATCCTGGGCATGTCCAGCCTGGAGCAGCTGGAAGAGAACTTGGCGGCCACTGAGGAGGGGCCCCTGGAGCCGGCCGTCGTGCAGGCCTTTGATCAGGCCTGGCGCCTGGTCGCCCACGACTGTCCCAGCTACTTCCGCTAG
- the MRTO4 gene encoding mRNA turnover protein 4 homolog isoform X1 has protein sequence MPKSKRDKKVSLTKTAKKGLELKQNLIEELRKCVDTYKHLFIFSVANMRNSKLKDVRNAWKHSRMFFGKNKVMMVALGRSPSDEYKDNLHQVSKKLRGEVGLLFTNRTKEEVDEWFTKYTEMDYARAGNKATFTVNLDPGPLKQFPHSMEPQLRQLGLPTALRKGVVTLLSDYEVCKEGDVLTPEQARVLKLFGYEMAEFKVSIKYMWDAQSGRFQQMGDDLPESAPESEGESEEDDDS, from the exons ATGCCCAAGTCCAAGCGCGACAAGAAAG TCTCCCTAACCAAAACTGCCAAGAAAGGCTTGGAACTGAAGCAGAACTTGATAGAAGAG CTTCGGAAATGTGTGGACACGTACAAGCACCTCTTTATCTTCTCCGTGGCCAACATGAGGAACAGCAAGCTGAAGGACGTCCGCAACGCCTGGAAACACAGTCG GATGTTCTTTGGCAAAAACAAAGTGATGATGGTGGCGCTGGGCCGAAGCCCGTCTGACGAGTACAAAGACAACCTGCACCAG GTCAGCAAGAAGTTGAGGGGCGAAGTTGGCCTCCTTTTCACCAATCGCACTAAGGAGGAAGTGGACGA GTGGTTCACAAAGTACACGGAAATGGACTATGCCCGAGCGGGGAACAAAGCCACTTTCACTGTGAACCTGGACCCGGGACCCCTGAAGCAGTTCCCACACTCCATGGAGCCCCAGCTGCGGCAGCTGGGCCTGCCCACGGCCCTCAGGAAAG GTGTGGTGACCCTGCTGTCCGACTACGAGGTGTGCAAAGAGGGTGATGTGCTGACCCCGGAGCAGGCCCGCGTCCTG AAGCTTTTCGGGTATGAGATGGCTGAATTCAAGGTGAGCATCAAATACATGTGGGACGCGCAGTCCGGAAGGTTCCAGCAGATGGGAGATGACTTGCCAGAGAGCGCGCCCGAGTCAGAAGGCGAGTCGGAGGAAGACGACGACAGCTGA
- the MRTO4 gene encoding mRNA turnover protein 4 homolog isoform X2 has product MRNSKLKDVRNAWKHSRMFFGKNKVMMVALGRSPSDEYKDNLHQVSKKLRGEVGLLFTNRTKEEVDEWFTKYTEMDYARAGNKATFTVNLDPGPLKQFPHSMEPQLRQLGLPTALRKGVVTLLSDYEVCKEGDVLTPEQARVLKLFGYEMAEFKVSIKYMWDAQSGRFQQMGDDLPESAPESEGESEEDDDS; this is encoded by the exons ATGAGGAACAGCAAGCTGAAGGACGTCCGCAACGCCTGGAAACACAGTCG GATGTTCTTTGGCAAAAACAAAGTGATGATGGTGGCGCTGGGCCGAAGCCCGTCTGACGAGTACAAAGACAACCTGCACCAG GTCAGCAAGAAGTTGAGGGGCGAAGTTGGCCTCCTTTTCACCAATCGCACTAAGGAGGAAGTGGACGA GTGGTTCACAAAGTACACGGAAATGGACTATGCCCGAGCGGGGAACAAAGCCACTTTCACTGTGAACCTGGACCCGGGACCCCTGAAGCAGTTCCCACACTCCATGGAGCCCCAGCTGCGGCAGCTGGGCCTGCCCACGGCCCTCAGGAAAG GTGTGGTGACCCTGCTGTCCGACTACGAGGTGTGCAAAGAGGGTGATGTGCTGACCCCGGAGCAGGCCCGCGTCCTG AAGCTTTTCGGGTATGAGATGGCTGAATTCAAGGTGAGCATCAAATACATGTGGGACGCGCAGTCCGGAAGGTTCCAGCAGATGGGAGATGACTTGCCAGAGAGCGCGCCCGAGTCAGAAGGCGAGTCGGAGGAAGACGACGACAGCTGA